The Salvelinus namaycush isolate Seneca chromosome 37, SaNama_1.0, whole genome shotgun sequence sequence TGAACGTGGAAGTTGAGGAAAAAGTTGGTGAAGCAACCGCTGTACTGGATCGCAAAGAATATTGGTGTCAGTTCTGATGGTATGGAGTGGGAGGATGAGGGTCAAGGACTGGAATGGCCTGTAGTGGAAAGAcaaaggaagaagagagatcatgatactgaaAGCAGTGGAGAGTCTAGTAAAGAAAGCCAAGGTAAGAAGCAAGAGTAATAATGTGTTGGAGTGGAAAGTCGCGATGGTGTTTGAGAACACATGGCCTCATTTACACCTTATCCGACTTTCTAATTAATGTCGTAGAGAAAGAGGTAGGTGAGGTCAAATTAGCTCGGTTCATTAGAAGTGGTAGATTGTTAATATTTTGTCGTAACCAAGCTCAGCAAGAGAAGATTCTGAAGATTAAAATACATGTTCCTGGTACTTATGCAAGATTGAGGGGAGTCGTCAATGGGGTCCCAATATGTATGTCCATAGACGATATTAAAGAAAATGTGAAGGGAGGAAGAGTGATCGAGGCCAAAAGTTTTATTAGTAGGAAAGCTGGTCAAAGAAGTGAAAGCCTATCAGTACTGCGTAAGTTTGAGAAAGTCATGCCTGGGAAAGTACAGATAAGATTCATTAGTTTCAATGTCAGAGAATTTGTCCCATCTCCATTTCCGTCTTATCAAACTTTgtcaccgaatacaacaagtgtagaccttagagtgaaatgcttacttacaagcccttaaccaacagtgcagtttaaaacctctctggatcacccatcccggatccgggatcattctcatcagaaacgctgactagcatagcctagcctagcgccacagggatatcataatataatttcatgaaatcacaagtccaatacagcaaatgaaagataaacatcttgtgaatccagccaacatgtccgatttttttaaatgttttacagcgaaaacacaacctTTATGTTAGCACACCACCATATCCCAaagaacacagccattttttcactgcaaagatagctttcacaaaacccacaaatagagaaaattaatcactaacctttgaacaacttcatcagatgacagtcttatgacatcatgttatacaatacatttatgttttgttcgattatgtgcatatttatagccagaaatcgtggttttacattggcgccatgttcagaaatggctccaaaatagcgaaagtaattacagatagcaacgtgaaatacagaaatactcatcataaactttgatgaaagatacatgtttaacatataattaaagatacactggttcttaatgcaaccgctgtgttagatttaaaaaataactttagtaaaaagcacagcatgcaataatctgagacagcgctcagccattctccgccatgttggagtcaacagagtcaacagaaatacgaaataacatcatacatTTTCCCTTACCTTTGAACTTTCCtcagaatgcaatgccaggaatcctagttccacaataaatcgttgttttgttttataatgcCCATTacgtctgtcgaattagcaactttggctagcatgtgtagctcacgtgtccatAAACATTTGCGCAATgaacaaaaacttcaaaaagtgatattaaaagtcgaataaactggtcaaactcagttgagaatcaatcttcaggatgtttttctcatatatatccaataacgtcccagactgagaatttcttcatgtctatctaaCACATTGCAGACAAAGAAATGAGATTCCCAATGTGCGCGGCCAAGTACTGGCAATctgcctgacctgtcactccaaaggctctcattcggtcccacatcaggctagacgcttcattccacgttctactgcctgttgacatctagtggaaggcgtatgaagtgcagacagatccataaatataatgcaattgaataggcgatgcctttcacagcgacccaattcagaattttcacttccttgtttggaagtttgcctgccatatgagttctgttttactcacagatataattcaaacagttttagaaacttcagagtgttttctatccaatagtaataataatatgcatatcatatgatctaggacagagtacgaggccgtacttaaattcatccaaaagtgaaaatgttgcCCCCTATACCTAAGAAGCgtttagaaaatatttaccaagtaaacTATAGttgaaagaaaaaataaataataataaaaagtaacacaataatgaggctatatacaggaggtaccagtactgaggtagtgtgtgggggtacaggttagttgaggtaatttgtacatgtaggtaggggtgaagtgactatgtatagataataaacagtgagtagtagCAGTGTACAAAATAAAtggagggggtcaatgtaatagtccggtggccatttaattaattgttaatcagttttatggcttgggggtagaagttgttaacctgtttgggctgcaggggcagtattgagtagccagataaaaggtgcccatttcaaacggcctcgtactcaattcttgctcgtacaatatgcatattattattactattggatagaaaacactctctagtttctaaaaccgtttgaattatatctgtgagtcaaacagaactcatttggcacaaacttcctgaccaggaagtggaaagtctgaaatcgaggctctgttctacttcctgcctataaatgggcatgatacgtattagtatacatgcacttcatagaccttcccctggatgtcaagaggcggtgagagaagaaatttagtgtttatcttggtctgaagtggaatacaagctctttgtatgacgtgtccccccatttcctgttttctggagagcgcgaggaggtacctggatttgccttctgtttagctgccgttataggcgactactatctccggctttgattttatttgatacatgtgaccatatcatcgtaaagtatgttttttcaatatagtttaatcagattattgaaattttttcgggagttttgccgtgttccgttctctgactttgttgacgatggagagattcgcgccacttggctagtgcgcttgctaattcaagagggaaaatggacgttctaaatccaaacaacgattgttcccgacaaaggaccccttgtccaacattctgattgaagatcagcaaaagtaagaaacattttatgatgctatttcatatatctgtcgtacatgtgaactagtcgtcggcgcccaacttttgggtactctagctataccgaagctggatgtcgtaatgaagttattttttagaattctaacactgcgatttcattaagaactaatggatctatcatttcctatacaacatgtattttttagttatgtttatgaatagctatttggtcagaatatgtgtgtcagaaaaagtgtcagaaaaatatccgaacgttgtgggaaatagtagctacgttagcagaatgtataaccactgatttcagctctaaatatgcacattttcgaacaaaacgtaagtgtatgtataacctgatgttataggactgtcatctgatgaagaatatcaaggttagtcaaaaattatatatcttttactggtttgttacgaccgctaaccttttgctactgggaaatggcatgtgtttctggctattgtggtaagctaatataacgctatattgtgttttcgttgtaaaacacttaataaatcggaaatattggctggaatcacaagatgcctgtctttcatttgctgtacactatgtatttttcagaaatgttttatgatgagtaattaggtatttgacgttggtgtctgtaattattatggctgctttcggtgcaatttctgattgtagctgcaatgtaaactatgatttatacctgaaatatgcacatttttcgaacaaaacatagatttattgtataacatgttataagactgtcatctgatgaagttgtttcttggttagttaggttggctttgtgcatgctacctgtgctgtgaaaaatgtctgtccttttttgtatttggtggtgagctaacataaatatatgtgctgttttcgctgtaaaacattttaaaaatcggacatgttggctggattcacaagatgtgtacctttcatttgctgtattggacttgttaatgtgtgaaagttaaatattaaaaaaaaatatcttttgaatttcgcgccctgcacttgagctggctgttgtcatattgtgggcggcctcgggctgcagccataagaagttaaggagccttttggtcctggacttggcactccggtaccgcttgccgtgcggtagcagagagaacagtgtataacgtgggtgactggagtctttcctctgacaccgcctattatataggtcctggatggcaggaagcttggccccagtgacgtactgggccttacgcactaccccctgtagcgccttatggtcagatgccgagcagttgccatacttttAAATGCAAAAGAATTGGACATGTCGCTGTTCAATGTAAAGGAAGGAAATGATATGCTAAGTGTGGAGGGGAACACGATTATGGTGAATGTGGGCGCAATGTGAAGGTTAAGTGTTGTAATTGTGGGGGGGACATAGTTtagcatttggtggatgccaggtgcagAGAGGGGCTCGGAGATATAGAATTTGTCATGATGTATCATATGTAAAGGCTATAAGACCGATTGATGGAACTACAGTATGGAATGATGGAGCTTCCAATGCTGCTCCGGTACTAAGTGGACCTAATGTCGGGGCTGGTGTTTCTGCTGGTTCTGGCATGGTTTTGCGGCCTGTTCAGAAATCTTGCGCTCATGAATGTGCGGCGTCAAAGGACACTTAGATAATTGTCATGatgtggccctttctgggtatagatcgtggcttactcccctcactctctcctacacccaggttctgttatctcaggtcgtaaattcctggtggagactctctcccccaggccatgcagtatagagagagtgagtttcacagtagaacaaaggaacttctcCTACATCACAGAatttgagaactgaacaatatccatgttttggagaatgtgtaaatgGTCGGTAGAGAAGCCAGCTACGACCCGGtccgttttgtttcatgtttgtgacctcatgaaaaacaatacagccacattTCCATAACTCTGTTTACACAGGTGCCTCCGTTATGAGATTTGtatctaattattgtataaaatgaatgagtaaagatgaaactatttgtgaaatgatgtgatgttaaacctttaatgtgagagaattgtattccctttaaagtttaactaagtcattggcccgtccccgtgagcacagacatgatctggcgtcATAGAACCACCTTTTCAATTGTTACGAATAAAAAcccctcctgaggaaatcctcttcagaccacgCATACCTCGGTGTAAgctggagcattggctacacagCTGTAAATGGTTCAACTTTGAGACTATCGGTCCcaacagaataagagcaaatctttatgagaacatttctgaatggtactctgaagtatccattctaaccacgaaagactttgatcttcagggaaacggaaagagagcgagagggagactcGGATGAACTCTCCAGCAGATGGACTGGATTTCAACAGAAAAGATCATGACACatgggcgtaaatatatattgattacaattattcccgaatgagttaGCGTTCATgagcaaaggattagcatttcaattaatatagtTATCAATAGTGATCCCTTTTGTCTTTCCCGCActttctcagtccacacccactttcCTTTGTCCAGCAAGCCGTCATATCAGCTTAGCCCATTAGGGAATCTTCCCTAACATTTGTTAGtaacatatctactgtttgtttgtttattcatttttgttagttagtaaataaatgattaagccaatTTGGTGTATGGATAATTCATAGTAAaagctgggttcgtgcagataaccaacaatttacaacgtttggaatgagactgacgtgaggtaaggaataattcattaatagaagactaatttatcagatattaaaatatttGAAAAGTTATATTCTGAAAATTATAACAtggtaatctgaagattttccgtggtgccctgacttcctagttaattacatttacatgattagtttaattccgtaataataattacagagaatttatttgataaaataagtcttCACTTTTAAttatgccaaagacacgacataatGAATAAAGTTATCAATACGACTCAGGTTGTCGAAAGCAGAAATGGCAAAAGAGATATTTGGGGTAGCGGATTTTACTGTTAAATGTTGTTGACATGCTGAACAAACCTAAGGGTGGAGCATTTCAGTATGTTATAGATCAAGTTTAAATGGGTAGGGGTGTTGGAGGGTTTTTTGTGGTAGAAGTTAGTGTGGATTTATTTGGCTGTTATTTTCATGGTAGTACAGAATCGGGCAGATCATGATGGATCGTACATTCCTGcgcagtaggtggcggcatgcacttaAGCGATTGTTTGTGGATCTCAATGATATCATAGAGTGAGCGAGTTCATCATAAGCACAGTTCAGGTGCTGGTTGTATTGTTGGGACATCTTTTGCTCTTAGCTTGCGCCACTGCAGGGCAATTAAGCTAATGGCTAGCAACGTCCCATTGTCCACACAAGTAAGTATGTCTACAACAAACAATATGACAACCTACATCAAGTTGTATTTCGGTCACCAGCAATAAAGCTTCTGTTGCTGCTCCAAGTGTACTAACTCCTTGGTATTGGTAAGTAGGCCTATTAGACTACTCAACCCCTTTTAGCCTGTGGTCAGCACACCTTGCAAGGTCATTGGAAAACTATTGAAATAGATTGATGGGATCCTTAAGGGTGTTTCTGTGTTCCCTCTAGCTACAGATTGTaacaccagataatgtgatttaaccCCCCAAAATAGGACCGTTATACTGGTAGTTACAGGTGTGGCTATACAAAACGTCACCAGAGATGTTTCAACTGACCTGATATTGGTGATACTATCTTGTGTAAACGGGAGTCTCATAAAATGTCAGTGTCCGGGCGAGGTTATGGATAACTTCCGGGTCTCCCGTAATCCCATCCAAGGCTGTGGTCGCACCGTGAACCTGGCGCTTGGAGAAAGGGCCCTTTGGCTAAACTTAACAAAGAAAAAGTGGGCCTCCTGGAAGCCCCTGTGACACCCAATGGAAACGCTCTCAGTATAGAAATGCTGGATTTTAGGTGTTCTACACATGAAATTGTCATTCCAAACTTTACCTGCAACTGTACAGTATATTCCATTTTGTTGCGACTCAAGCGATACCTCTCTgttctagcagcaggctacatGGAGAATGTAccacatctaaagacctgcaaaAGCTATACTGAGAGCTTTTCCGTTTCTAAAAGGAcatatttgggtgtttttggagcattTGATCATGTTTTTACAGAGCTCCCTTACTGCACAACAAGGATGAGGAAGTTAATATCTAGTTGGGGAAGTTTCTAAAACACAAGTGAAGTCACACCAAAAAGAATTGTCTGCGCCCTTCTAGAACATGCCATTTACATAAGAAATGTAGATTTGGTTTTAAAAAGCAAAGTTCTTCTTTAACTACCCTTTGCATAAATGGTGATGTAGAAGTTATATACTGTAGTAGTTTTGCAAATTTAAATCCACTGTCAACTCTATTCCTTCATGGTATCCCACTATGAGCTGTGAGCCGATACCTGTGGTACTAGCTGTGCCAGCCTGGTGGACTCCTTCACCTGCTCTGCTTTGAGGGCTGCCAGTGCAACGTGGGCTTCGTCTCTGATGGCGACAAATGTGTCTCCATGGATACGTGCGGATGCATCTACGAAGGCCACTATCTGATGGTGAGGCTCTACCTTTTATTCAACACCGTTATTAATGCTAGGTCACCCTACATAATGTTTTATTGTATTCTACATTACTAGCACTGAAGTACCAGGATTCACTTAAATTGCCAATTCAACCAGTATACCTGAGAATCTACACTTAAGTTTCCCATACCACAGTAGATGGATGATCCCTTGGTTCAGCAAATATGCTCTATATTTTCAGGTTGGCCAAGTGGTGTTAACAAAAGTCTGTGACTCGAAGTGTGTTTGCCCCGCCTCTCAGGCGGTGTGGTGTGAGAAGCTGATCTGTGCCAGAGGAGAGTTCAGTGGGCTGAAGGACTGTCAGAGGATGCCAATGCAAGCAGGGGCACTGCATGGTCCACCCTGGTATCCACTTCACCTCCTTCAATGGCATGAGGCGGCCGTGGGCATAGGGGCGTTCGAGGTGGCCTCTGTGTGACCAGACCTTTGGCCAGTGGTTCAGGGTGGTGGTTTACGCACACGTCTATAGTAAGGGAGCCTATCCCAATGTGGCTACAGTCTAAGTGTTCTCCATGGATGTCACTATCAACAGCCAGCACAACACCTGGGTGAGTAAGGCTGAGGAACGAGTGATGAGGGAGTAGATGAGACATATTACACAGAGCACATTTACTGTAGCAGCTGTTAGGGCAAAGAAATGGACATATGACCAtccacaaaatatatttttgataacACCATTCTGTAATGGACATGACTGTCTTTGTCCTCTTCCTGTATCGCCCAGATCAACGGCCAGACTGTGTCCATCCCCAGCACTCTAGACAATCAGCGTCGCCGACAGGACAGTGGTCATCGAGAGGGTGTCCCCTACTCCATCTCCCAGGAGCTCTTGGTTACTATTGACAACCACCTGGCGGGTGTTCGGCGCTGCGGCAACTACAACGGTATTGTCAAGGAAGACATAACAGCCAACAGGCAATCCTCCACAGATGTGACTGTGATCGTTGGGGACTTCTCTAGCTGGCGAGTGGTTGACCTGTAGAGTATGATGTAACTCTTCTTATAGAGCAGTAGTACAACGAGGGAATGTACATAGAACATCACTACAGTATTCCTTCAGTGTCCAATCATAATATTTCCTTTAATCCTATGCCTAGTAGAAGTGTTTTCTCTTTCTCTACAATACTGTAAACTACTTGCAGAGACTCTACCTATCCTCATTCCCTCTTTAAATTATGTATCTTGAACTCCATTTTAAGTGCAAATGTTATTTAACCGCTGCAGTAAGAGCACAGATCAGGCAGCCATGGGTATGCAGCGATGCTAGGACTATTCAACCACTTTTTCTCTTAAAGAACAAGTACCAAACAAGGAGCCTGACAAGTCCTTTTAAGGGAAGGAAAGTGTGGTTTTAAATTGCATTTGAACCATTTTAATTAAGAAATGTCAGAATCCCCTGCGGTAATTACTGATTAAAAAACAGGTGAGACTTTTGGCATTTCATTAggttccccattagctgttgcaaaagcagcaacttctcttcctgggatccacacaaaacatgaccaatgacataatacagaacatcaatagacagaaccagatcaacaacaaaaaaggcacacgtagcctcatatacatacacacaaactatctaggtcaaataggggagaggcgttgtgctctGAGGTGTTACgtttttttgaaaccaggtcaaatcaaaatcaaatcaaacttatttatatagcccttcgtacatcagctgatatctcaaagtgctgtacagaaacccagcctaaaaccccaaacagcaagcaatgcaggtgtagaagcacggtggctaggaaaaactccctagaaaggccaaaacctaggaagaaacctagagaggaaccaggctatgaggggtggccagtcctcttctggctgtgccgggtggagattataacagaacatggccaagatgttcaaatgttcataaatgaccagcatggtcaaataataataatcacagtagttgtcgagggtgcagcaagtcagcacctcaggagtaaatgtcagttggcttttttagcaggtccggtgaacaggtcagggttccatagccgcaggcagaacagttgaaactggagcagcagcaaggccaagTGGagtggggacagcaaggagtcatcatgccaggtagtcctgacgcatggtcctagggctcaggtcctccgagagagagaaggagagaattagagagagcatacttaaattcacacaggacaccggataagacaggagaagtactccagatataaccaactgaccctagccccccgacacattaactactgcagcataaatactggaggctgagacaggaggggtcaggagacactgtggtcccatccgatgatacccccggacagggccaaacaggaaggatataaccccacccactttgccaaagcacagcccccacaccactagaggaaatcttcaaccaccaacttaccatcctgagacaaggccgagtatagcccacaaagatctccgccacggcacaaaccaagggggggggggggtgccaacccagacaggaagatcacgtcagtgactcaacccactcaattgacgcacccctcctagggacggcatgaaaaagcaccagtaagccagtgactcagcccctgtaatagggttagaggcagagaatcccagtggagagaggggaaccggccaggcagagacagcaagggcggttcgttgctccagagcctttccgttcaccttcacactcctgggccagactacactcaatcatatgacctactgaagagatgagtcttcagtaaagacttaaagtttgagaccgagtctgcgtctctcacatgggtaggcagaccattccataaaaatggagatctataggagaaagccctgcctccagctgtttgcttagaaattctagggacaattaggaggcctgcgtcttgtgaccgtagcgtaggtgtaggtatgtacggcaggaccaactcggaaagatgggtaggagcaagcccatgtaacgctttgtaggttaacagtaaaaccttgaaatcagcccttgccttaacaggaagccagtgtagggaagctagcactggagtaatatgatacatttttttggttctagtcaggattctagcagccgtatttagcactaactgaagtttatttagtgctttatccgggtagccggaaagtagagcattgcagtttgctgttcatttgagcaatatgagatggaacggagttccatgcaataagggcacaatataatactgtacgttttcctgaatttgttctggatttggactatgaaaagacccctggtggcatgtctggtgtgataagtgtgtgtgtcagttgactatgcaaacaattaggGATTTAACACATTGTTTCTTATGAAAAGAAGTGATAGTCTCTTCTCagctcttagccaagagagactggcatgcatggcACCCTTACAAGGAAGAGCAAGATGTGCTGCTCTGTtgtgggccagctgcagcttaactagatcTTTCCATGCAGCAATCAATAATCAATCAAGacaggacaataatcaagatacgacaaaactagagcctgcaggacttgcctTTGGAATGTcatgtcaaaaaagcagagcatctctttattatggacagacctctccccatctttacaaccattgagtctatacgttttgaccatgacagtttgcaatctaaggtaacgccaagtaatttagtctcctcaacttgttcaacagccacaccattcattaccagatccAGCGGAGGTCTAGAACtcagggaatgatttgtaccaaatacaatgctcttactTTTAGatatgttcaggaccagtttattagtggccacccattccaaaacagactgcaactctttgttaagggtttcagtgacttcattagctgtggttgctgatgcgtatatggttgaatcattagcatacatggacacatgctttgttttatgccagtggcaggtcattggtaaaattataaaagagtagagggcctagagagctgccatgcggtacaccacactttacatgtttgacaatagacaagcttccattaaagaaaacacTTGAGTTCTATTAGATTGCCATTATGTGGATTCAGAgctgaggttgaaaagccatagcacacatatttttttcaacaacaggttatggtaaataatatcaaaggctgcactgatttaacagtacagctcccacaatcttcttatcaatttctttcaactaaTTTTCAGTcatgtgtcagtgcagtacatgttgaatGCAGTTCTCTAGAAGCAtgttgaaagtctgttgttaatttgtttacaaagaaatagcattgtatttggtcgaACACAAT is a genomic window containing:
- the LOC120031507 gene encoding zonadhesin-like — encoded protein: MDTCGCIYEGHYLMVGQVVLTKVCDSKCVCPASQAVWCEKLICARGEFSGLKDCQRMPMQAGALHGPPWYPLHLLQWHEAAVGIGAFEVASV